Proteins encoded within one genomic window of Prauserella marina:
- the mca gene encoding mycothiol conjugate amidase Mca — translation MAGVDGRTATGQGAGLRLMAVHAHPDDESSKGAATMARYVADGHDVMVVTCTGGEAGSVLNPAMDRPEVIANMTEIRHEEMARAAKILGVKHRWLGFVDSGLPEGEPLPPLPEGSFATVPLAESTEALVRVIREFRPHVIVTYDENGGYPHPDHIRCHEISVAAFDAAPDPESFPGTGEPWQPLKLYYSHGFSRAKMTAFHEALVEAGIDSPYAEWLGKWDPDKADVMERVTTRVSCADFFEVRDEALKAHATQIDPNSRWFAVPLDMQREVWPTEEYELVRSLVDSTLPEDDLFAGCAIR, via the coding sequence ATGGCGGGAGTTGACGGGCGGACGGCGACCGGGCAGGGAGCCGGACTCCGGCTGATGGCAGTGCATGCCCACCCGGACGACGAGTCGAGCAAGGGCGCGGCCACGATGGCGCGCTATGTCGCGGACGGGCACGACGTCATGGTCGTGACCTGCACCGGCGGTGAAGCGGGGAGTGTGCTGAATCCCGCCATGGACCGGCCGGAGGTGATCGCCAACATGACCGAGATCCGGCACGAGGAGATGGCGCGCGCGGCAAAGATACTCGGGGTCAAGCACAGGTGGCTCGGTTTCGTCGACTCCGGGTTGCCCGAGGGCGAGCCGTTGCCGCCGTTGCCGGAGGGTTCCTTCGCGACGGTGCCGCTCGCGGAGTCCACCGAAGCTCTGGTGAGGGTCATCAGGGAATTCCGGCCGCACGTCATCGTGACCTACGACGAGAACGGCGGCTACCCGCATCCCGATCACATTCGGTGCCACGAGATCTCGGTCGCCGCTTTCGACGCCGCGCCCGATCCGGAGAGCTTTCCCGGCACCGGCGAGCCGTGGCAGCCGCTCAAGCTCTATTACTCGCACGGATTCTCGAGGGCGAAAATGACCGCCTTCCACGAAGCGCTCGTCGAGGCTGGGATCGACTCCCCCTACGCGGAGTGGCTCGGCAAGTGGGACCCGGACAAGGCCGACGTGATGGAGCGGGTCACCACGCGGGTGAGCTGCGCGGACTTTTTCGAGGTCAGGGACGAGGCGCTGAAGGCGCACGCGACGCAGATCGATCCGAACAGCCGCTGGTTCGCCGTGCCGCTGGACATGCAGAGGGAGGTCTGGCCCACCGAGGAATACGAGCTCGTACGCTCGCTGGTGGACAGCACCCTCCCCGAGGACGATTTGTTCGCGGGGTGCGCGATAAGGTGA